CGGGACAAGCAGATCGACGTCACCTACCGAGGCCTCGCCGCCGAAGACATCCTCGCCCTCCAGCAGCACACCAACAACAACCTCCAGCTGGTCGACGGCACCGGCACCGACATCAGCTACCTGGTGTTCAACCCCAAGGACCCCTGGGCCAAGCAGCCCGCCGTACGCAGGGCCGTCGCCCAGATCGTCGACCGGGGCGCCATCGCGCACAAGGTCTACAAGGACACGGTCGACCCGCTGTACTCGATGGTCCCCAAGGGCCTGACCGGACACGCCACCGGCTTCTTCGACGACTACGGCGAGCCGAGCGTGCCCAAGGCCCGCAAGATCCTCTCCGACGCGGGCGTCCACCAGCCCGTGCCGCTCACCCTCTGGTACACCACCGACCGGTACGGCTCCGAGACGGCGCTGATGTTCCAGGAGCTGAAGCGGCAGCTGGAGGCCTCCGGGCTGTTCACGATCACGCTCAAGAGCCGCCCGTGGAAGACCTATGTGGTCGGCTACCAGAACGGCGAGTACCCCGTGTTCGGCCGCGGCTGGTTCCCGGACTTCCCCGACGCGGACAACTTCATCGCCCCGTTCGTCGGCGAGCACAACGCGCTCGGTACGCCGTACCCGGCCAAGGAGATCACCGACAAGCTGCTGCCCCACTCCCGGGCGGAGAGCGACCGCGCCCAGACGGTCAAGGACGTGGAGCAGGCCCAGCAGATCATGGTGAACGACGCCCGGCTGATCCCGCTGTGGCAGGGCCGGCAGTTCATCGCCGCCAGCGAGGACATCTCCGGCGGCGAGCAGGCCCTCGACCCGTCGACGATCATGATGATGTGGATGCTGCACCGCAAGACCAGCTGGTGAGCCGGGCTTCGGGTGCCTGTTGTCAGTGGTCGCCTGTAGGTTCTGAAACCAGCAAGTGACCGCACATCGTGAGGACGTTGACGTGACCGACATCGCCATGCTG
Above is a genomic segment from Streptomyces fodineus containing:
- a CDS encoding ABC transporter substrate-binding protein, translated to MFNRNRFLRRVAAIASISLVAGCSLLSSGDGGGKGAIVVGTTSAPSTLDPAGAWDGSWELYRNIFQTLLAYPNGATTPQPDAAESCSFTDSSSRTYRCTLRSGMKFADGAPLNAQAVKHSIDRIRTINAPGGPAGLLGSLDRVQALGDREVVFHLNQPDATFPFVLATPAMSIVDPDDYPAGSLRKDDQVYGSGPYELKSYEEDKQAVLVSNGNYHGFARRQNDAVTIRYFQDSAGMVKALRDKQIDVTYRGLAAEDILALQQHTNNNLQLVDGTGTDISYLVFNPKDPWAKQPAVRRAVAQIVDRGAIAHKVYKDTVDPLYSMVPKGLTGHATGFFDDYGEPSVPKARKILSDAGVHQPVPLTLWYTTDRYGSETALMFQELKRQLEASGLFTITLKSRPWKTYVVGYQNGEYPVFGRGWFPDFPDADNFIAPFVGEHNALGTPYPAKEITDKLLPHSRAESDRAQTVKDVEQAQQIMVNDARLIPLWQGRQFIAASEDISGGEQALDPSTIMMMWMLHRKTSW